A window of Costertonia aggregata contains these coding sequences:
- a CDS encoding PepSY domain-containing protein, which translates to MMQKQRERSNKIRIYHRYLGFFLAGIMAVYAISGVILIFRDTDFLKKEYQQEASLKPGLSAEQVGKKVKIKNLRFQNMDDGIAQFEKGTYDTKTGLVKYTKKKLPLVLDKMTHLHKAKSSQPLFFLNIFFGVALLFFVLSAFWMFLPNTTIFRKGIYFTIAGVILTLVVLFI; encoded by the coding sequence ATGATGCAAAAACAACGTGAACGTTCAAATAAAATCAGGATATACCATCGCTACCTAGGCTTTTTTCTTGCAGGTATCATGGCGGTCTATGCCATTAGTGGGGTCATTTTAATTTTCAGGGACACCGACTTTCTCAAAAAAGAATACCAACAAGAAGCATCGCTCAAACCGGGATTGAGTGCCGAGCAAGTAGGGAAGAAGGTTAAAATCAAAAACCTGAGATTTCAAAATATGGATGATGGCATAGCTCAATTTGAAAAAGGAACTTACGATACAAAAACAGGTCTGGTAAAATATACTAAGAAAAAGTTACCATTGGTATTGGATAAAATGACCCATTTGCACAAAGCCAAATCATCACAACCGCTTTTCTTCTTGAATATTTTCTTTGGTGTAGCGCTTTTGTTTTTCGTGCTATCCGCATTTTGGATGTTTTTGCCCAATACCACGATTTTTAGGAAGGGAATATATTTTACCATTGCTGGAGTCATCCTTACCTTAGTAGTATTGTTCATATAA
- a CDS encoding acyl-CoA-binding protein codes for MNSEKLHRDFEKAVAFVNEYQSPIAADLLLKLYAYYKIAQKNYNHPGSKTPLINAFKANALIQAKNVTREEAMKEYIKLVKKEIRNT; via the coding sequence ATGAATAGTGAAAAACTTCATAGGGATTTTGAAAAGGCGGTGGCGTTCGTAAATGAATACCAATCTCCCATAGCCGCTGATTTACTTCTTAAATTATATGCATACTATAAAATCGCACAAAAAAATTACAATCACCCAGGCAGCAAAACCCCTTTGATAAATGCCTTTAAAGCCAATGCTTTGATACAGGCGAAGAACGTTACCCGCGAAGAGGCCATGAAAGAATATATTAAACTGGTAAAAAAAGAAATAAGGAACACTTAG
- a CDS encoding GNAT family N-acetyltransferase, with translation MTIQNSTIQDINEIFRLYRLATAFQRSKFLDNIWPEFNKGLVKKEIQEKRQFKITINDTIACVWAVTFSDSEIWGEKDKNPSLYIHRIATNPDYRGKNFVGTIVDWAKTYALANERKFVRLDTCGHNKNLIRHYTKNGFEFLGIISLGVEEKLPEHYHNADVCLFEIAVKG, from the coding sequence GTGACCATTCAAAACAGTACAATACAAGATATAAACGAAATATTTAGACTTTATAGACTTGCCACTGCTTTTCAGAGAAGTAAATTTTTGGACAATATTTGGCCCGAGTTCAATAAGGGCTTGGTAAAAAAAGAGATACAGGAAAAAAGACAGTTCAAAATAACGATCAATGATACAATAGCCTGCGTTTGGGCAGTAACTTTCAGCGATTCGGAAATCTGGGGTGAGAAGGACAAAAATCCTTCATTATACATTCATCGTATTGCTACAAACCCAGATTACAGAGGTAAAAATTTTGTTGGTACCATTGTAGATTGGGCAAAAACCTATGCTTTGGCGAACGAAAGGAAATTTGTACGGTTGGACACCTGTGGGCATAATAAAAACCTAATACGCCATTATACCAAAAACGGTTTTGAATTTTTGGGAATCATATCTTTAGGGGTAGAGGAGAAGCTTCCCGAGCATTACCACAACGCCGATGTCTGTTTGTTTGAGATAGCCGTTAAAGGCTAA
- a CDS encoding phosphatidate cytidylyltransferase, translating into MKEIFRRSITGILYVVLLLSVVFLPSSDAFDFLFMTFGLACLYEYKRLVKLPGYHIFIAYLGLWWVFIYLANDIGLIYTLMFLTITVNISLLFYLFSKKEKLFNALQKFMIGLFYIGGGCIFLTMIPYKDNNFAKFLIMGIFILIWVNDSFAYVTGKTFGKTKLYSAVSPKKTVEGTLGGFIFTLVAAYVMSKYEPIISSVQWMILAAVIVIAGSLGDLVESKFKRAAGVKDSGAILPGHGGMLDRLDSLVFAAPFAYLTLNIFAYVS; encoded by the coding sequence ATGAAAGAGATTTTTAGGCGTTCCATAACGGGAATCCTTTACGTTGTATTGTTGCTTTCGGTAGTGTTTCTACCAAGCTCAGATGCCTTTGATTTTCTTTTCATGACCTTTGGATTGGCTTGCCTTTATGAATACAAGCGTTTAGTCAAACTCCCAGGATATCATATATTCATCGCTTATTTGGGTCTGTGGTGGGTATTCATATATTTGGCCAATGATATTGGGCTTATCTATACATTGATGTTCCTCACCATAACGGTAAACATTTCACTACTTTTTTATCTTTTTTCCAAAAAGGAAAAGTTATTCAACGCACTGCAAAAGTTTATGATAGGTCTTTTTTACATAGGAGGCGGTTGTATTTTTTTGACGATGATACCCTACAAGGATAATAACTTTGCCAAATTCCTGATAATGGGTATTTTTATATTGATATGGGTAAACGATTCTTTTGCATATGTGACCGGAAAAACTTTTGGTAAAACCAAACTATATTCGGCCGTCTCACCTAAAAAAACGGTTGAGGGCACGCTGGGCGGGTTTATCTTTACGCTCGTAGCGGCCTACGTTATGAGCAAATATGAACCGATAATAAGTTCTGTACAATGGATGATTCTGGCGGCAGTAATAGTGATTGCCGGAAGTCTGGGAGATTTGGTCGAATCAAAATTCAAAAGAGCCGCTGGCGTTAAGGATAGTGGCGCTATTTTACCGGGTCATGGGGGTATGCTAGATCGTCTGGACAGCTTGGTATTTGCGGCACCATTTGCTTATTTAACCTTAAATATATTTGCTTATGTTTCATAA
- a CDS encoding valine--tRNA ligase, with translation MEIPSKYDPSTSENRWYDYWTKHNYFHSTPDEREPYTIVIPPPNVTGVLHMGHMLNNTIQDVLIRRARLMGKNACWVPGMDHASIATEAKVVAKLKSEGIEKSDLSREEFLKHAWDWTNEYGGVILEQLKKLGCSCDWERTAFTMDDNMSASVIKVFVKLFDKGLIYRGHRMVNWDPEAQTTLSDEEVIYEEKQGLLYYLSYKIEDSNESVTIATTRPETILGDTAICINPNDERYRHLKGKRAIVPIVDRAIPIIMDEYVDVEFGTGCLKVTPAHDTNDKELGEKHQLDTIDIFNADATLNSFGMHYQGKDRFVVRKEIAEELKEKGFLVKTENYINKVGTSERTKAVIEPRLSDQWFLKMEDLVKPALRAVLETDEVKFFPKKFENTYRHWMENIRDWNISRQLWWGQQIPAYYYGDGQNDFVVAESKEKALEKAKQAMSSSGMEKPLTLDDLKQDDDALDTWFSSWLWPISVFNGILEPDNDEVNYYYPTSDLVTGPDIIFFWVARMIISGYEFRGERPFKNVYFTGLVRDKQRRKMSKSLGNSPDALKLIEQYGADGVRVGLLLSSAAGNDLMFDEDLCQQGKNFANKVWNGFRLIKSWEVADLPQPDASRLGLEWYRAKFNQTLAEIEDHFSKYRISDALMAIYKLVWDDYSSWLLEIVKPAYQQPIDCTTFDAVIHIFEQNLKLLHPFMPFLTEEVWQHIAKRRPEEALIVAKWPSWEKVDESLILDFDFVTDVISGIRTIRKEKNIPMKEPLELSVLNSEKTIKDWDVVIQKLTNVSSVTYVDSALDGALTFRVKSNEYFIPIDGTIDVEAEIAKIQEELKYTKGFLQSVQKKLSNERFVNNAPEQVIATERKKQSDAEAKIETLEKSLASLT, from the coding sequence ATGGAAATCCCATCAAAATATGACCCCTCAACCTCGGAAAACCGTTGGTATGACTATTGGACAAAACATAATTACTTTCACTCAACACCCGATGAAAGAGAGCCCTATACCATAGTAATCCCACCACCAAACGTGACGGGAGTACTGCACATGGGGCATATGTTGAACAACACTATTCAAGATGTTCTGATCAGAAGGGCCAGATTGATGGGGAAAAATGCCTGTTGGGTACCGGGAATGGACCATGCCTCTATCGCTACAGAAGCAAAAGTAGTCGCCAAACTAAAGTCAGAGGGTATAGAAAAATCCGATTTGAGCCGTGAAGAGTTCTTAAAACATGCTTGGGACTGGACCAATGAATATGGCGGGGTAATTCTTGAGCAACTCAAAAAGCTGGGATGTTCCTGTGACTGGGAGCGAACTGCCTTTACCATGGATGACAATATGTCCGCATCGGTTATCAAGGTTTTTGTTAAACTATTTGACAAAGGGTTGATATACAGAGGGCATCGCATGGTAAATTGGGATCCAGAAGCACAGACCACCCTTTCGGATGAAGAAGTAATTTATGAAGAAAAACAAGGGTTGTTATATTATTTGTCCTATAAAATCGAAGACTCCAATGAAAGTGTGACCATAGCTACAACACGACCGGAAACCATATTGGGAGACACTGCAATCTGTATTAACCCTAACGATGAACGTTACCGGCATCTAAAAGGCAAACGGGCCATAGTCCCTATTGTAGACCGTGCGATTCCCATTATTATGGACGAGTACGTTGATGTTGAATTTGGTACGGGATGTCTTAAAGTTACTCCTGCACATGATACCAATGATAAGGAATTAGGCGAAAAGCACCAGTTGGATACAATTGACATCTTTAATGCAGATGCCACTTTAAATTCGTTCGGAATGCATTACCAAGGTAAAGACCGTTTTGTAGTGCGAAAAGAGATTGCCGAAGAATTGAAGGAAAAAGGCTTTTTGGTAAAGACCGAAAATTACATAAACAAGGTAGGTACATCCGAGCGAACAAAAGCGGTAATAGAGCCTAGACTGTCCGATCAGTGGTTTTTAAAGATGGAGGATTTGGTAAAACCTGCCTTAAGGGCGGTTTTGGAAACCGATGAAGTAAAATTCTTCCCTAAAAAATTTGAGAATACCTATCGCCATTGGATGGAAAATATACGGGATTGGAACATCTCCCGACAATTATGGTGGGGGCAGCAAATACCAGCCTATTATTACGGTGACGGTCAAAATGATTTCGTTGTTGCCGAAAGTAAAGAAAAGGCACTTGAAAAGGCAAAACAGGCCATGTCTTCAAGTGGAATGGAAAAGCCTTTGACTTTGGATGACCTAAAACAAGACGATGACGCTCTGGATACTTGGTTTTCCTCATGGTTATGGCCAATAAGTGTCTTTAATGGTATTTTGGAACCTGATAACGATGAAGTCAACTATTACTACCCTACGAGCGATTTGGTCACCGGTCCGGACATTATCTTTTTTTGGGTAGCCCGTATGATAATTTCTGGATATGAATTCAGGGGCGAACGCCCTTTTAAAAATGTATATTTTACTGGTCTTGTAAGGGACAAGCAACGCAGAAAAATGTCCAAGTCCCTTGGAAATTCGCCCGATGCTTTAAAACTGATAGAGCAATACGGTGCCGATGGTGTTCGTGTGGGGTTGTTGTTGAGCTCGGCCGCAGGTAATGATTTAATGTTTGATGAGGACCTATGCCAACAAGGAAAGAATTTTGCCAATAAAGTATGGAATGGTTTTCGTTTGATAAAAAGCTGGGAGGTCGCCGACTTGCCCCAGCCCGACGCCTCTAGGTTAGGTTTGGAATGGTATCGTGCAAAGTTCAACCAAACGTTGGCTGAAATTGAAGATCATTTTAGTAAATATCGCATTTCCGATGCACTAATGGCCATCTATAAATTGGTATGGGACGACTATAGTTCTTGGCTATTGGAAATTGTAAAGCCGGCCTATCAACAACCTATCGATTGTACTACGTTCGACGCCGTGATACATATATTTGAACAAAACCTTAAGCTATTGCATCCTTTTATGCCTTTTTTGACCGAGGAGGTTTGGCAGCATATCGCAAAACGTAGGCCCGAAGAGGCTTTGATAGTCGCCAAGTGGCCTAGCTGGGAAAAAGTTGATGAGAGCTTGATTTTGGATTTTGATTTTGTGACCGATGTTATTTCGGGCATACGCACCATTCGTAAAGAAAAAAACATCCCAATGAAAGAGCCTTTGGAGCTTTCTGTTTTGAACTCGGAAAAAACCATCAAAGATTGGGATGTGGTCATTCAAAAATTGACCAATGTTTCTTCAGTAACTTACGTTGATTCAGCTTTAGACGGTGCTCTGACCTTTCGTGTCAAAAGCAACGAATATTTTATCCCCATAGACGGGACGATTGACGTAGAAGCCGAAATCGCAAAGATTCAAGAAGAATTAAAGTACACCAAAGGCTTTTTGCAATCTGTCCAAAAGAAGCTTTCCAATGAACGTTTTGTAAACAACGCACCTGAACAGGTCATCGCAACAGAACGTAAAAAGCAATCAGATGCCGAAGCCAAAATCGAAACTTTGGAAAAGAGTTTGGCAAGCTTGACATGA
- a CDS encoding phosphatidylserine decarboxylase family protein, translated as MFHKEGQKIILLTFFIVSIIILVSQYYLDIVWLRYLLQIGAIVVMILILQFFRNPKRLAIKNFDEILSPVDGKVVVIEEVEEKEYFKEKRRQVSIFMSPINVHVTRYPASGSVKFSKYHPGKYLVAWHPKSSEENERTTVVINTPKFGDILYRQIAGAMARRIVNYAEEGENVQQGDDAGFIKFGSRVDLFLPLDCPVTVKLNQKVIGAKTCIATSPVKKDE; from the coding sequence ATGTTTCATAAAGAAGGGCAAAAGATTATTTTATTGACGTTTTTTATCGTGTCCATCATAATATTGGTTTCACAGTATTATTTGGATATTGTTTGGCTACGATATCTGCTTCAAATTGGGGCCATAGTGGTAATGATATTGATACTTCAATTTTTTCGAAACCCTAAGAGGCTAGCCATTAAGAATTTTGATGAAATTTTGTCGCCCGTTGATGGTAAAGTAGTCGTGATAGAAGAAGTAGAAGAAAAAGAGTATTTTAAAGAAAAAAGAAGACAGGTATCTATATTTATGTCGCCCATCAACGTTCACGTTACAAGATATCCGGCAAGCGGATCGGTTAAATTTTCAAAATACCACCCTGGAAAATATTTGGTGGCCTGGCATCCAAAATCAAGTGAAGAGAATGAACGTACCACGGTAGTCATAAATACACCTAAATTTGGTGATATCCTATATAGACAAATTGCAGGTGCAATGGCCAGGCGCATTGTAAATTATGCAGAAGAAGGCGAAAATGTACAACAGGGCGATGATGCAGGCTTTATCAAATTTGGGTCTCGGGTAGATTTGTTTTTACCGTTGGATTGCCCTGTAACGGTAAAACTCAACCAAAAAGTAATAGGCGCAAAAACCTGTATTGCCACTAGCCCTGTAAAGAAAGATGAATAG
- a CDS encoding DUF1573 domain-containing protein yields MKKIVLVLFVGLLGLSVTAQDKVAKIEFKTETVDYGTIEKGADGIRVFEFTNTGDAPLIISKVSSSCGCTIPKKPEEPILPGKTGEIQVKYDTKRVGPIRKAITVISNADTPTKVLKIKGEIKDAKTVGK; encoded by the coding sequence ATGAAAAAAATTGTACTAGTATTATTCGTTGGATTGCTAGGATTAAGTGTAACGGCTCAAGATAAAGTAGCCAAAATTGAATTTAAGACAGAAACCGTTGACTACGGAACTATTGAGAAAGGAGCCGATGGTATTCGTGTATTTGAATTTACGAACACTGGTGACGCCCCTCTTATAATAAGCAAAGTAAGTTCAAGTTGTGGTTGCACTATACCCAAAAAACCTGAAGAGCCTATTTTACCTGGTAAGACTGGAGAGATACAGGTAAAGTATGATACAAAAAGGGTTGGCCCCATACGAAAGGCAATTACCGTTATCTCCAATGCCGATACTCCTACGAAGGTGTTGAAAATAAAAGGTGAAATTAAAGATGCTAAGACTGTTGGAAAATAA
- the ftsH gene encoding ATP-dependent zinc metalloprotease FtsH, translating to MAKDNNNTPKKPKFSSWWIYGIIAILLIGFQFFNSSSFNSTEKTTTSALQEYLRNGDIDKILIITNTRQAKVFLTDEAMSKDVHKNVSQKPLIPSTGQLPQYVLDYGDLQNFENEIKNIKRENNLETVVDYDTENNLIGDILLSILPFVLIIGIWIYLMRRMSGGGGGGAGGQIFNIGKSKAKLFDEKTDTRTSFKDVAGLEGAKEEVEEIVEFLKNPDKYTSLGGKIPKGALLVGPPGTGKTLLAKAVAGEAKVPFFSLSGSDFVEMFVGVGASRVRDLFKQAKDKSPAIIFIDEIDAIGRARGKNNFTGSNDERENTLNQLLTEMDGFGTNTNVIVLAATNRADVLDKALMRAGRFDRQIYVDLPDIRERKEIFEVHLRPIKTAETLDLDFLARQTPGFSGADIANVCNEAALIAARKEQKAVNKQDFLDAVDRIVGGLEKKNKIITPGEKKTIAYHEAGHATTSWMLEHAAPLVKVTIVPRGQSLGAAWYLPEERLIVRPEQMLDEMCATMGGRAAEKVIFNKISTGALSDLEKVTKQARAMVTIYGLNDEIGNLTYYDSSGQDSYGFSKPYSEDTARKIDAEISKIIEEQYQRAIKVLTENKDKLTELAERLLEKEVIFKEDLEKIFGKRPFEKDFDEKNQETVVSEEKPLEENK from the coding sequence ATGGCAAAAGACAACAATAACACTCCAAAGAAACCAAAATTCAGTTCATGGTGGATTTATGGCATCATAGCCATATTGCTCATAGGTTTTCAGTTTTTCAACAGTAGTAGTTTCAACAGTACTGAAAAAACAACTACCTCCGCACTGCAAGAATACTTGAGAAACGGGGACATTGACAAAATTCTGATCATAACCAATACGAGACAGGCCAAAGTTTTCTTGACAGATGAAGCCATGTCCAAGGATGTACACAAAAATGTATCACAAAAACCATTGATTCCATCAACAGGTCAGTTGCCCCAATATGTGCTGGATTATGGTGACCTTCAAAATTTCGAAAATGAGATCAAGAATATTAAAAGAGAGAATAATCTTGAAACCGTAGTGGACTACGATACCGAGAACAATCTCATAGGTGATATACTGTTATCTATTCTTCCGTTTGTTCTGATCATTGGCATCTGGATATATCTCATGCGTAGGATGTCTGGCGGAGGTGGAGGTGGTGCCGGAGGCCAGATCTTCAATATTGGAAAGTCAAAGGCAAAATTATTTGATGAAAAGACCGATACGAGAACATCGTTTAAAGATGTAGCAGGCTTGGAAGGTGCCAAGGAAGAAGTAGAGGAAATCGTCGAGTTCTTGAAAAACCCGGACAAATATACCTCTCTGGGTGGTAAAATACCCAAAGGTGCTCTTTTGGTCGGCCCTCCGGGAACCGGTAAGACATTATTGGCCAAAGCGGTGGCGGGAGAGGCCAAAGTGCCCTTCTTTTCACTATCCGGTTCGGATTTCGTAGAAATGTTCGTTGGTGTAGGTGCTTCCAGGGTACGTGACCTTTTCAAGCAGGCAAAAGATAAATCGCCTGCCATCATTTTTATCGATGAGATCGATGCTATCGGTAGGGCACGTGGAAAAAACAACTTTACAGGTTCCAATGATGAGCGTGAAAATACGTTGAATCAACTATTGACTGAAATGGACGGATTCGGAACCAATACGAATGTTATCGTACTGGCGGCCACTAACCGTGCCGATGTTTTGGACAAGGCCCTCATGCGTGCCGGACGGTTTGACAGGCAAATATATGTAGACCTGCCCGATATCAGGGAACGTAAAGAAATATTCGAGGTGCACCTAAGACCCATTAAAACGGCCGAAACCTTGGACTTGGATTTCTTGGCCAGACAAACACCAGGTTTCTCGGGAGCCGACATCGCCAATGTTTGTAACGAAGCTGCTCTTATTGCAGCCCGTAAGGAACAAAAGGCAGTAAACAAGCAAGACTTTTTAGACGCGGTCGATAGGATTGTTGGAGGGCTTGAAAAGAAAAATAAGATAATAACTCCCGGCGAGAAAAAAACCATTGCCTATCATGAAGCGGGCCATGCCACTACTAGTTGGATGTTGGAACACGCCGCTCCTTTGGTAAAGGTAACCATTGTACCAAGAGGACAGTCCTTGGGAGCCGCCTGGTACCTGCCCGAAGAGAGGCTTATCGTGCGGCCTGAACAAATGTTGGATGAGATGTGTGCCACAATGGGCGGTAGAGCCGCTGAAAAAGTAATTTTCAATAAAATCTCTACCGGAGCATTGAGCGATTTGGAAAAAGTGACAAAACAGGCAAGGGCCATGGTAACCATTTATGGCCTGAACGATGAAATAGGCAACCTTACCTATTATGATTCCTCCGGTCAAGATTCCTACGGGTTTTCGAAACCTTACAGTGAGGATACGGCCAGAAAGATTGATGCGGAAATATCCAAAATCATCGAAGAGCAGTACCAAAGAGCAATAAAAGTACTTACCGAAAACAAAGATAAACTTACCGAACTGGCAGAACGTCTTTTGGAAAAAGAGGTCATTTTTAAAGAAGATTTAGAGAAAATATTTGGAAAGAGACCCTTTGAAAAAGATTTTGACGAAAAAAACCAGGAAACAGTCGTTTCTGAAGAAAAACCTCTAGAAGAAAATAAATAA
- a CDS encoding aspartyl protease family protein produces MPKNTKHQKLRFELVNNLIVVPIQVNGAKLSFILDSGVSKPILFNISDQDSLQINNVSEITINGLGDGESMKALSSKGNTFKINNIINRSQELYVVLDKELNFSPSLGIPIHGIIGYDLFRDFVVDINYTAKTIKFHDPDFFKSKDSKKSQTLPMYIRNKKAYVDGTVVLKEEEKIDVKLLVDTGSSDAVWLFEDVTRGLGIPEKNYDDYLGKGLNGSIFGKRTMVDNIEIGKFSLKDAKAAFPNMVTFSAIKNLGNRNGSLGGEVLKRFNIVFNYPDREITLKRNANYHKPFQYNMSGVALQHGGVRYIAESLSDSRGFVQEDSDTFGNVQILMENKTRISLVPEIVVSAIRAGSPADLAGLKAGDLILAVNGKRVHKYKLQEVFKMMNEKEGKRIRVLIERYNKDVQLSFTLKKLFK; encoded by the coding sequence TTGCCCAAAAATACAAAACATCAAAAACTTCGTTTTGAACTTGTGAACAACTTGATAGTGGTGCCCATACAGGTAAACGGTGCCAAATTATCATTTATATTGGATTCGGGTGTTAGTAAGCCTATTTTGTTCAATATTTCCGATCAGGATTCCTTACAGATAAACAATGTATCAGAAATTACCATAAACGGTCTAGGTGATGGTGAATCTATGAAGGCCTTGAGCTCTAAGGGAAATACGTTCAAAATAAACAACATTATAAACAGGAGCCAAGAGCTTTATGTGGTTTTGGATAAGGAACTTAACTTTTCCCCAAGTTTAGGGATTCCCATACATGGTATTATCGGCTATGACCTTTTTAGGGATTTTGTTGTGGACATCAACTACACGGCCAAAACCATCAAGTTTCACGACCCGGATTTTTTCAAATCCAAGGACAGTAAAAAAAGTCAAACCTTACCTATGTACATCAGAAATAAAAAGGCTTACGTAGATGGTACCGTGGTTTTGAAAGAAGAAGAAAAAATTGATGTGAAATTATTGGTTGATACCGGGAGCAGTGATGCGGTATGGCTTTTTGAAGATGTGACCAGAGGCCTTGGCATACCGGAAAAGAATTATGATGATTATCTGGGTAAGGGGCTTAACGGTAGTATTTTCGGAAAACGAACCATGGTCGATAATATCGAAATAGGTAAATTCTCCCTTAAGGATGCCAAGGCGGCCTTCCCCAATATGGTAACTTTTAGTGCCATCAAAAATTTAGGCAATAGAAACGGCAGTTTGGGTGGTGAGGTTCTCAAACGTTTCAATATTGTCTTTAATTATCCCGACCGTGAAATTACCCTAAAGCGAAATGCGAACTACCATAAGCCCTTTCAGTACAATATGAGTGGAGTGGCTCTGCAGCATGGTGGAGTACGTTATATTGCAGAATCATTATCCGATTCAAGGGGATTTGTGCAAGAAGATTCCGATACGTTCGGCAATGTGCAGATTCTTATGGAAAACAAGACCAGAATAAGTCTAGTGCCTGAGATTGTTGTATCGGCTATTCGTGCCGGTAGTCCGGCAGATTTGGCTGGATTGAAGGCGGGCGATTTAATATTGGCCGTAAACGGTAAAAGGGTACATAAATATAAGCTGCAAGAAGTCTTTAAGATGATGAACGAGAAAGAAGGTAAGAGAATACGTGTTTTGATAGAACGGTACAATAAAGACGTTCAGTTAAGCTTCACTTTAAAAAAACTCTTCAAATAA
- a CDS encoding LUD domain-containing protein, with protein MGLFDKLFGGGKKKVSKETAETRGVHMPDLNIPVDEKFTIHFKKNGGKFIYCDSSKEITHALKNIVEENGWQNHPFYTLNPRLEEKFSKNNVSFTNESRKSDVFFTTCEHLIAQNGSILVCSNQLKEKKLNELPDNVIVFATTSQLVESIGEGLKIIKKKYKNSIPANITTLKHFQQTDENKDDFLSYGSSSKNLYLLLLEDL; from the coding sequence ATGGGGCTATTTGATAAACTTTTTGGTGGAGGTAAAAAAAAGGTTTCCAAAGAAACAGCGGAAACCAGGGGCGTTCACATGCCCGACCTTAATATTCCCGTTGATGAAAAATTTACCATACATTTCAAAAAAAACGGTGGTAAGTTCATTTACTGTGATTCATCAAAAGAGATTACACATGCCCTAAAAAATATCGTCGAGGAAAACGGATGGCAAAACCATCCTTTTTATACGTTGAACCCTAGGTTAGAGGAAAAGTTCTCAAAGAACAATGTCTCCTTCACGAACGAGAGCAGAAAAAGTGATGTCTTTTTTACCACTTGCGAGCATTTAATCGCACAAAACGGTTCTATACTGGTATGCTCAAACCAATTAAAAGAAAAAAAATTAAACGAGTTACCTGACAATGTAATCGTTTTTGCAACTACGAGCCAATTGGTAGAATCTATTGGGGAAGGACTGAAAATCATCAAGAAAAAATACAAAAACAGCATTCCCGCTAACATTACCACCCTAAAGCATTTTCAACAGACCGATGAAAACAAAGACGATTTCCTTTCTTACGGGAGCAGCTCTAAAAACCTATATCTCTTACTTTTAGAAGACCTTTAG